One window of the Pelmatolapia mariae isolate MD_Pm_ZW linkage group LG15, Pm_UMD_F_2, whole genome shotgun sequence genome contains the following:
- the hey2 gene encoding hairy/enhancer-of-split related with YRPW motif protein 2 — MKRPCEDSSSAESEVEETIDVGSENIYPGHMKESLVRCGSPTTTTQVMARKKRRGIIEKRRRDRINNSLSELRRLVPTAFEKQSSAKLEKAEILQMTVDHLKMLQATGGKGYFDAHALALDFLSLGFRECVTEVSRYLSAVEGLDSSDPLRSRLLSHLASCASQRDTAALATASHSSHHLHPHPQQPHPLPHPFHHPHHWAAALAAFRPLPYRLSGLVSPDVGGGGGSQRGVVSSSFSSNADSTSSSPSSSSSSSLVLPYTPTPLSASLLSLSASFPIALHGGIPILPHSSFTSSAASPPVSSSSSQTPHSSSGKPYRPWGTEVGAF, encoded by the exons ATGAAGCGGCCGTGCGAGGACAGCAGCTCCGCGGAGAGCGAGGTAGAAGAGACCATCGACGTGGGCAGCGAGAACATTTATCCGGG ACACATGAAAGAATCTTTGGTAAGATGTGGCTCTCCAACCACGACGACTCAAGTGATGGCGAGGAAAAAACGCAGAGGG ATTATCGAGAAGAGACGCAGAGACAGAATCAATAACAGCCTGTCGGAGTTACGGAGACTTGTCCCAACAGCGTTTGAGAAACAG AGTTCAGCTAAACTGGAGAAGGCAGAAATCCTCCAGATGACTGTGGATCACCTGAAGATGCTGCAGGCCACAGGAGGAAAAG GTTATTTCGACGCCCACGCTCTCGCCCTGGACTTCCTGTCTCTGGGCTTCAGGGAGTGCGTGACCGAGGTTTCCCGCTACCTGAGCGCTGTGGAGGGGCTCGACTCCAGCGACCCACTGCGCTCCCGCCTTCTCTCCCACCTCGCCTCCTGTGCCTCCCAGCGTGACACCGCCGCCCTTGCAACTGCCTCCCATTCGTCACACCacctccacccccacccccagcaGCCCCACCCCCTGCCTCACCCGTTCCACCACCCGCACCATTGGGCAGCTGCTTTGGCCGCCTTTCGTCCTTTGCCCTACAGACTTAGCGGGCTGGTTTCTCCGGACGTTGGAGGAGGCGGAGGCTCCCAGCGCGGTGttgtctcctcctccttttcttccAATGCagactccacctcctcctcgccttcttcctcctcttcctcatcccTCGTGCTCCCCTACACCCCCACCCCTCTCTCCGCCTCCCTGCTTTCCCTCTCAGCGTCGTTTCCCATCGCCCTCCATGGAGGCATCCCCATCCTCCCTCACTCCTCCTTCACCTCCTCTGCTGCCAGTCCCcccgtctcctcctcttcctcgcaGACTCCACACAGCAGCAGCGGTAAACCCTACAGGCCGTGGGGAACCGAGGTCGGAGCTTTCTGA